The following coding sequences lie in one Mesorhizobium sp. NZP2298 genomic window:
- the fdxB gene encoding ferredoxin III, nif-specific yields MTGAFVTRDGSPWTPHYLTAIDGATCIGCGRCFKVCSREVMHLHGVDDAGEILGICAGEDDDFDGELNRMVMIVDHAGLCIGCGACGRVCPKNCQTHLAADKLAA; encoded by the coding sequence ATGACGGGCGCTTTCGTCACCCGCGACGGCTCTCCCTGGACGCCGCACTATCTGACGGCGATCGATGGCGCGACCTGCATCGGCTGCGGCCGCTGCTTCAAGGTCTGCTCGCGCGAGGTCATGCACCTTCATGGCGTCGATGACGCAGGCGAAATCCTCGGCATCTGCGCGGGCGAGGACGACGACTTCGACGGCGAGCTCAACCGCATGGTCATGATCGTCGACCATGCCGGCCTCTGCATCGGATGCGGCGCCTGCGGCCGCGTCTGCCCGAAGAACTGCCAGACCCACCTTGCGGCCGACAAGCTTGCTGCATGA
- a CDS encoding CCE_0567 family metalloprotein has protein sequence MSDLALLQKKVRKLQSRAGAAKMELHDLAEDLPVNWTEIEAVAWKAFEVFAELDAAKEELAALENSQ, from the coding sequence ATGTCAGACCTTGCGCTGTTGCAGAAGAAGGTCCGCAAGCTGCAGTCGCGCGCGGGAGCCGCCAAGATGGAATTGCACGACCTTGCCGAGGACCTTCCGGTCAACTGGACCGAGATCGAGGCGGTCGCCTGGAAAGCCTTCGAGGTTTTTGCCGAGTTGGATGCGGCAAAGGAAGAACTCGCAGCGTTGGAGAATTCACAATGA